The Sorangiineae bacterium MSr11954 DNA segment CGCGCGTGAGCGAGCCTTCGTGCATTCGAATGTGGAAGGGGTGATGGTCGTGGTAGCGCTTTTCGCCTTCTTCGCGCAGCCGCGCCACGAAATCGTCCTTCGAGAGGGCGGTGCTCATAAGGTGATCTCCATACCGTCGAATGCAATTTCGAATCCCGCGCGCTCCACCGTGCGGCGCTCCTCGGAGGCGAGCGAGAGAATGGGATTGGTATTGTTGATGTGCGTGTAGATCTTGCGGCAACCGGGGATCGAGGCAAGGCGCGCGAGGCTGCCCGTCTCGCCTTCGATGGGAATGTGCGCCATGTCCTTGGCCAGGGAGCGCGAGAGCTCGAGCTTGCGCAGCTCGTCCTCGCAATAAAAGGTGCCGTCGAACAAGAGCACGGCGTGCCCTTCGAGATCGGTACGGCGCTCGAGATCGGCGCAGGCCGTCAGGTACACGGCGGTCTTTTTAGGCGAGGTGCCATCGTGAAGCACGAGCCCGACATTGTCCTCGTCGCTGGCGGTGCCCGATGCCATGAGGTGCACCGGCAGCTTCCCCGGCGCAGCAAAGGCGCGAATGTGTACCCCCGTGGTTTCACCCGAAGCGTCTCGAATCTCCACCTCGCGCCCGATCTCCAAGGTGCGCAATACGAGCTGTCCTTCGAAGCGCTGCAAGGTGCGCAAAAAGGCATTCTCCTCCAACCCTCGACGCACTGCGCTGGTCGCGTAGAGCGCGAGCGGATACGACTCCCGCAGCGAAAAAAGCCCGAGAACGTGATCCATGTCGCCATTGGTCAGCACGATGGCGCGAATCGGCGAATGTCTGGGCGCTTTCGGCCATAACGGGCGCGTTCTCTTGATTTGCTCGAGCAAATCCGGGGATGCATTGACGAGTACGTACGAGGCATCGCGCGGATCCCGCGCGGTCACCGCTAGCGAATCTTGGGTGCGGGGCTCGAAATTTGCGCGCCCTTCCCTCACCGCGATGCAGTTCGGACAACCACAATTCCATTGGGGGAAGCCGCCACCGGCGGCCGATCCGAGCACTGTGAGGTTCATGAACGTATACTCTCCTCCGCGTGCTTGCCTTTGTTAAGAATCTTTACTAACCCCGAAGGCCTGGTACGTGCACGCGCAGTCGAGAGTGCCCCAACCAAGGAGCGAGGACCATGCAGACTTCGACGGCCACGACGTGGGAGAAACCGAAGGCAATCGAGATCAAGATGGATGCGGAGATCTCGTCCTATCAAGAAGAAGATCCGTGGCGGGACGCGCCCCCCATTTGCGACCCGAGCATCGCCAATCCTGAATAGTTGTAGGCAGTCCAGCTGAAGAAAGAAAATCACAGGAAGACGGACCATTCCCTATCTTCATCGTCCCGTCTTCCTGTGATTTTTTGCGCGGAATGCGACGGACGGCGGTGCGCGACGGATGCGCCCGAATGCACGGAAGGCGACCGATGCGACATGGTCGTGCATTTCTGCTTGTTGAACATGCAAACTTCGGCACTGTTGCACGGCGGCCGGCGGGTGCATCGTTGGGCGCATGAAAGCTTTCGAACTCTCGCACTTCGGCCTCGATGGTCTGCGTCTCGTGGAGCGTCCCGATCCGACGCCCGGCCCGGGCCAAATCCTGTTGCGCATGCGGGCGGCGTCGTTGAACTACCGCGACCTGAGCGTGGTGCGCGGTGAGTATCTGTCGCTGAAGCCGCCGTTCATTCCCATCTCGGATGGCATGGGCGAGGTCGTTGCGCTCGGCCCGGGTGTGCGCCGCTTCAAGGTAGGCGATCGCGTGCTGCCCGCGTACATCACCAACTGGATCAACGGTGAACCGCCCGCCGACAACATGTCCCGCTTGGGCGGACCGCTCGACGGCGTGCTGGCCGAGTACATGGCGGTCTCCGAGGAGTCCGCGGTCCACGCGCCCTCGCATTTGAGCGACGTCGAGGCGGTGACGCTTCCCATCGCCGCGCTCACGGCGTGGCAGACCCTGTTCGTCTATGGCTCGCTGCAGCTCGGGCAGACGGTGGTCGTGCAAGGGAGCGGCGGCGTGTCGCTCTTTGCGCTCATGCTCGCGCGCGCGGCCGGCGCCGAGGTCATCGCCACCTCGGGCAACCCTGCGAAGCTCGCGCGGCTCAAGGAGCTTGGCGCGCACCACGTGATCAACTACCGTGAAACACCCGATTGGGATAAGCGCGTCCTCGAGCTCACCGAGCGACAAGGCGTGCGCGGCGCGGACCATGTGCTCGACATCGCCGGCGGCGAGACCTTGAAGCGCTCCATCGCGGCCGCGCGCGTCGGGGGGACCGTGTATGTCGTCGGGTTCGTCGAAGGCCTGTCGACGACGTTGGATCTGCTCCCCACGGTGACCCGTAGGATCCGCTTGCAAGCGGTTTCCGGCGGTCATCGAACCAGCCTGGAGGCGTTGGTGCGCGCGATGGAGTTGCACCGCATCACGCCGGTGGTCGATAAAGTTTTTCCCGTGACCGAGGTGCGTGAGGCGCTCGATTACTTGGGAAAGGGCACGCACTTTGGAAAAGTCGC contains these protein-coding regions:
- the pqqB gene encoding pyrroloquinoline quinone biosynthesis protein PqqB, coding for MNLTVLGSAAGGGFPQWNCGCPNCIAVREGRANFEPRTQDSLAVTARDPRDASYVLVNASPDLLEQIKRTRPLWPKAPRHSPIRAIVLTNGDMDHVLGLFSLRESYPLALYATSAVRRGLEENAFLRTLQRFEGQLVLRTLEIGREVEIRDASGETTGVHIRAFAAPGKLPVHLMASGTASDEDNVGLVLHDGTSPKKTAVYLTACADLERRTDLEGHAVLLFDGTFYCEDELRKLELSRSLAKDMAHIPIEGETGSLARLASIPGCRKIYTHINNTNPILSLASEERRTVERAGFEIAFDGMEITL
- a CDS encoding NAD(P)-dependent alcohol dehydrogenase yields the protein MKAFELSHFGLDGLRLVERPDPTPGPGQILLRMRAASLNYRDLSVVRGEYLSLKPPFIPISDGMGEVVALGPGVRRFKVGDRVLPAYITNWINGEPPADNMSRLGGPLDGVLAEYMAVSEESAVHAPSHLSDVEAVTLPIAALTAWQTLFVYGSLQLGQTVVVQGSGGVSLFALMLARAAGAEVIATSGNPAKLARLKELGAHHVINYRETPDWDKRVLELTERQGVRGADHVLDIAGGETLKRSIAAARVGGTVYVVGFVEGLSTTLDLLPTVTRRIRLQAVSGGHRTSLEALVRAMELHRITPVVDKVFPVTEVREALDYLGKGTHFGKVALSFEGFGR